The following coding sequences are from one Mytilus trossulus isolate FHL-02 chromosome 8, PNRI_Mtr1.1.1.hap1, whole genome shotgun sequence window:
- the LOC134681444 gene encoding C-type lectin domain family 4 member M-like → MEIKILLFCIAMALNTVLGDNCKSPYVRVGDGCYFISNDMVSGDEAFAICAKRGAYLANFETLEEAMIMKAELTQNKSGLHYYVGGRNIDRYIPGGDWRWIRNGQMTKIAYKAFGSGQPDGSNASPQDCMFFYAAERYIFHDVYCDNGSYRGGYICEKY, encoded by the exons atggaaattaaaaTTCTGTTGTTTTGCATTGCTATGGCATTGAACACTGTTTTAGGAG ataATTGCAAATCACCTTATGTGAGGGTAGGAGATGGTTGTTACTTCATCAGTAATGACATGGTGTCTGGGGATGAAGCATTT GCAATCTGTGCAAAGAGGGGTGCTTACCTGGCTAATTTTGAAACCCTTGAGGAAGCCATGATAATGAAAGCGGAACTTACGCAAAATAAATCAG GTCTACACTATTACGTTGGAGGAAGAAATATAGATCGATATATTCCTGGTGGTGATTGGAGGTGGATTAGAAATGGACAGATGACAAAAATAGCATACAAAGCCTTCGGATCAGGACAACCGGATGGATCAAATGCATCACCACAAGATTGTATGTTCTTCTATGCTGCGGAAAGATATATATTCCATGATGTCTATTGTGATAATGGAAGCTATCGTGGAGGATACATTTGTGAGAAATATTGA